In Deferribacteraceae bacterium V6Fe1, one genomic interval encodes:
- a CDS encoding bifunctional riboflavin kinase/FAD synthetase, which yields MKLYRDLEKFNTTTDTVITIGNFDGVHIGHQKIIGKVVELSKKYSFEPVLFTFNNHPMSHFGADIELIMPESKKMQLIFDKGIKHLISIDFTDEFASMPAELFVRELLVKKLKARYIVVGYDYRFGKKRQGDFNLLHMLSAKYGYNAIKIDKVEIDNMTVSSTNIRKLIKEGNIELANKMLGREFDMEGVVTDGDNLGKLIGYPTANINHNNYIIPKYGVYITKTFIGQQEYPSLTNVGIRPTIVDKNELRIETYILNFDEDIYGKNVKISFLKYLREEMKFDSFNQLKMKIDEDVKIAKEFFKLK from the coding sequence ATGAAACTGTATAGAGACCTTGAAAAATTTAACACTACAACAGATACTGTTATAACCATAGGAAACTTTGACGGTGTCCACATAGGCCATCAAAAAATTATCGGTAAAGTTGTAGAGCTTTCTAAGAAATATAGTTTTGAGCCTGTGTTGTTTACATTTAACAATCATCCCATGAGCCATTTTGGTGCAGATATAGAGCTGATTATGCCTGAAAGCAAAAAAATGCAGCTAATCTTTGATAAAGGGATAAAACATCTTATAAGCATAGATTTTACGGATGAATTTGCAAGCATGCCTGCGGAGCTTTTTGTCAGAGAACTGCTCGTTAAGAAATTAAAAGCCAGATATATCGTCGTAGGATACGATTACAGATTTGGCAAAAAAAGACAGGGCGATTTTAACCTGCTTCATATGCTTTCGGCAAAATATGGTTATAACGCCATAAAAATCGATAAAGTTGAAATAGACAACATGACCGTTTCAAGCACCAATATCAGAAAGCTCATAAAGGAAGGTAATATTGAGCTTGCCAATAAAATGCTCGGAAGAGAATTTGATATGGAAGGGGTTGTAACCGATGGAGACAATCTTGGAAAACTAATAGGATACCCAACGGCAAATATCAATCATAACAATTATATAATCCCCAAGTATGGGGTCTATATCACAAAAACATTTATCGGGCAGCAGGAATACCCTTCTCTAACAAATGTAGGAATTAGGCCGACAATCGTGGATAAAAACGAACTAAGGATAGAAACATACATCCTTAACTTTGACGAAGATATTTATGGTAAAAATGTCAAAATATCCTTTCTCAAATACTTAAGGGAAGAGATGAAGTTTGACTCTTTTAACCAATTGAAAATGAAAATTGACGAAGATGTAAAAATTGCCAAGGAGTTTTTTAAATTAAAATGA
- a CDS encoding tyrosine-type recombinase/integrase: MSKSITNKYLESLSPKEKLYRISIQENLFLEIRPNGKKYWVIRYTNEQGKSTTKTLGMYPYVAIPEARKQALEFISNVKQGLPTGKSSTFDHLFEEWYKANLSRWKDDTAKRKKYIYNTYIKGYLGKYGINEIKGPKIIKCLSDILKRQIPETCNKAKQVINGVFNYAIANGYTRYNPIPAVIAGMGVTISSKNKNYRYISDPKTLKSLLNAIDNYNGDIIVKEALKVALITFVRPYNIRTMQWDEINFDSCEWNIPAEKMKMKRAHIVPLPKQVIQILTKLKPITGDCKYVFSFRTKTRWKIMSDNTLNKAIKSLGFGDKMVSHSVRHTASTFLHEMGWDSIVIERQLSHIDKNTVRGTYNKAEFIETRKEMLQFWADYLYELKESDKPFIKRLSTKFKISEMTEIVYV, from the coding sequence ATGAGCAAATCCATAACTAATAAATATCTTGAGTCGTTATCTCCGAAAGAAAAGCTCTACAGAATCAGTATCCAAGAAAACCTTTTTCTTGAGATAAGACCAAACGGAAAAAAATATTGGGTGATACGCTACACAAATGAACAAGGCAAATCTACTACAAAAACATTAGGCATGTATCCGTATGTCGCAATTCCGGAAGCCAGAAAGCAAGCTTTAGAATTTATAAGTAATGTTAAACAGGGGTTGCCAACAGGGAAAAGTTCAACCTTTGACCATTTATTTGAAGAATGGTATAAGGCTAATCTTAGCAGGTGGAAGGATGATACCGCAAAACGTAAAAAATATATCTACAATACATATATTAAAGGTTATCTCGGGAAATACGGCATTAACGAAATAAAAGGCCCAAAAATCATTAAATGTCTTAGCGATATTTTAAAGCGACAAATCCCCGAAACTTGTAATAAAGCCAAACAAGTAATTAATGGTGTTTTTAATTATGCAATTGCCAATGGTTATACCAGGTATAACCCTATTCCTGCTGTAATTGCCGGAATGGGGGTAACTATATCAAGTAAAAATAAAAATTACAGATATATTTCCGACCCAAAAACATTAAAAAGTCTTTTAAACGCCATAGATAATTATAATGGAGACATAATCGTAAAGGAGGCACTAAAAGTAGCCCTTATTACATTTGTCAGACCTTACAATATAAGGACTATGCAGTGGGATGAGATTAACTTTGATTCTTGTGAATGGAATATACCTGCGGAAAAAATGAAAATGAAGAGAGCACATATTGTACCTTTACCAAAACAGGTTATTCAAATCTTAACAAAATTAAAGCCTATAACAGGTGATTGTAAATATGTTTTTTCATTTCGTACTAAAACCAGGTGGAAAATTATGAGCGATAACACATTAAATAAGGCGATAAAATCATTAGGCTTTGGCGACAAGATGGTAAGCCACAGTGTAAGACATACGGCAAGCACATTTTTGCATGAAATGGGTTGGGATTCTATTGTGATTGAAAGACAGCTTTCTCATATTGACAAAAATACAGTAAGAGGCACATATAATAAGGCCGAATTTATTGAAACCAGAAAAGAAATGCTTCAATTCTGGGCTGATTACCTTTACGAACTAAAAGAATCAGACAAACCATTTATAAAAAGGTTGAGCACCAAATTTAAAATATCTGAAATGACAGAAATCGTATATGTATAA
- a CDS encoding NYN domain-containing protein: MKLVIDGYNLLFKIFHKEPFSILEEERDYLAEMLFSYKKIKKHKIMLVFDGERADKFQIKGVSVVFTDAGVSADRYIMDYATKDRGVVVVTSDNEIINYVSALGVTAIRSEKFAMKLEEAFYSAIKGDEMPDFDDYSIPGKKLKKKERRRKRIDSKL, from the coding sequence GTGAAGCTTGTCATTGATGGTTACAATCTACTTTTTAAGATTTTTCATAAAGAACCATTTTCGATTCTTGAGGAGGAAAGGGACTATCTGGCTGAAATGCTCTTTAGTTATAAAAAGATAAAAAAACATAAAATCATGTTGGTTTTTGACGGAGAGCGGGCTGATAAGTTTCAGATAAAAGGGGTCAGTGTAGTTTTTACCGATGCAGGTGTCAGTGCTGATAGATATATTATGGACTATGCAACAAAAGATAGAGGTGTTGTAGTTGTGACTTCAGACAATGAAATTATAAATTACGTTTCTGCATTGGGCGTGACGGCCATCAGGTCGGAAAAGTTTGCAATGAAGCTTGAAGAGGCTTTTTATAGTGCGATTAAAGGGGATGAAATGCCTGATTTTGACGATTATTCCATCCCTGGTAAAAAGCTAAAAAAGAAAGAACGACGGCGGAAGCGAATTGACAGCAAACTATGA
- a CDS encoding AlpA family phage regulatory protein, with protein sequence MKNIQDEKKLYGANIENYVDDFYFEKGDLLTKDEVLELLKIKKSTLYDGMKKGIYPRPINIGGRKWLRKEIVKVIKNAIKDRNKKAS encoded by the coding sequence ATGAAAAATATCCAAGATGAAAAAAAGCTTTATGGCGCAAATATTGAAAATTATGTTGATGATTTTTATTTTGAGAAGGGCGATTTGTTGACTAAAGATGAGGTGTTAGAATTGCTAAAAATCAAGAAGTCTACCTTATATGACGGTATGAAAAAAGGTATTTATCCAAGACCGATAAATATCGGTGGTCGTAAATGGCTGCGTAAAGAAATTGTTAAAGTAATCAAAAATGCCATTAAGGATAGAAATAAGAAAGCCTCTTAA
- the rimO gene encoding 30S ribosomal protein S12 methylthiotransferase RimO, whose translation MKIALVSLGCPKNQTDLEYLIGDLKGESFEITNNIPEADAVIVNTCGFIEPAVNEAIENILQVNKEKKKDAKLIVTGCMVERYKNEFSKEFPEVDFFTGVGTLYKVKDYLQNKESKDTQKRFYSNNRLLLNTPYYAFLKISEGCNNNCSYCTIPSIRGRLASRNFNEIVEEAKNLIKNNVKEIIIISQDTTKYGIDIYKKPQIKELLTEITKIEGDFKVRLLYLNPDGIDNSFIDFVIGNEKILNYFEIPIQHFSDKILNLMNRKSDSNKIKQVFEYIRDKDSSSIIRTTAIIGFPQETEEDFLKLYNFIEDYTPDFAGFFPYYKEDGTKAATMENPNSKRVVNNRLSRIKKLQKKNTMNTLKKLKRGTIQCYVEKTNDDFEFILEGRALFQAPEIDGKAYFIDGIADKGVGPYTCKIKKIVYPDIYCQILN comes from the coding sequence ATGAAGATAGCATTAGTTAGTTTAGGATGTCCTAAAAATCAAACAGATCTCGAATATCTTATAGGGGATTTAAAGGGAGAAAGTTTTGAAATAACAAACAATATTCCTGAGGCCGATGCAGTAATCGTTAACACATGCGGATTCATCGAGCCTGCCGTAAATGAAGCAATTGAAAATATTTTACAAGTAAACAAAGAAAAGAAAAAAGATGCCAAATTGATTGTTACCGGGTGTATGGTGGAAAGATACAAAAATGAATTTTCAAAAGAGTTCCCCGAAGTCGATTTTTTTACGGGGGTAGGTACCCTTTACAAAGTCAAAGATTATCTCCAAAATAAAGAAAGTAAAGATACACAGAAAAGATTTTATAGTAATAACAGGCTATTACTTAATACACCATATTATGCCTTTTTAAAAATTTCCGAAGGCTGTAACAACAACTGTTCCTACTGCACAATCCCTTCCATAAGGGGGAGGCTTGCAAGCAGAAACTTTAATGAAATTGTAGAAGAAGCAAAGAATCTGATAAAAAATAACGTAAAAGAAATTATCATAATATCACAGGACACTACCAAATATGGAATTGATATTTATAAAAAACCTCAAATAAAAGAGCTTTTAACCGAGATAACAAAAATCGAAGGGGACTTTAAAGTCAGGTTGTTATACCTTAACCCTGACGGTATAGATAATTCTTTTATAGATTTTGTTATTGGCAATGAAAAAATTTTAAATTATTTCGAGATACCGATACAACATTTTAGTGATAAAATCCTTAATCTTATGAACAGAAAATCTGACTCGAATAAGATAAAACAGGTTTTTGAATATATCAGGGATAAAGATAGCTCATCCATCATCAGGACAACTGCAATCATAGGTTTTCCGCAGGAAACAGAAGAGGATTTTCTAAAGCTGTATAATTTTATTGAAGACTATACACCTGATTTTGCCGGTTTTTTCCCATACTATAAAGAAGATGGAACAAAAGCTGCCACCATGGAAAATCCAAATAGCAAAAGAGTTGTAAACAACAGACTCTCAAGAATAAAAAAGTTGCAAAAAAAGAATACAATGAATACGCTTAAAAAGCTGAAAAGAGGAACAATCCAATGTTATGTTGAAAAAACAAATGATGATTTTGAATTTATTTTGGAAGGCAGAGCTCTTTTTCAAGCACCTGAAATTGACGGGAAAGCATATTTTATTGATGGAATTGCAGACAAAGGTGTAGGACCCTACACTTGTAAGATAAAAAAAATTGTATATCCCGATATATATTGTCAAATATTAAATTGA
- a CDS encoding integrase domain-containing protein yields MRRNFIGEKDLTRKSASFNLAMAVVKSGNEGSIKKTAHAIKELAEFAKNEFGIKNIVNLDSAHISAFAEYLRDRVNNNEISTGHTSNIISSLNTIFNHFGRDDLRLSANHEGLSRGKRYDNTDKSISNETHNNLVNFLSEKYVQTGDTRFEALRLQVVLQREIGLRFKESALFNGDGVNKSKLIANIEKGTKGGQIRNVTLTEKALNILDEVKDFRKEYRYSHSLVPDSMSFKDWQNFAYNTIKSFNSHSGENYHFHGERHHFAQERYKELTNLEPPARVGLSKEEYLEYATSELNMTSDEVKSLIVEARLTISEELGHHRLEITNYYLGR; encoded by the coding sequence ATGCGAAGAAATTTTATCGGTGAAAAAGATTTAACAAGAAAGTCTGCAAGCTTTAATCTGGCAATGGCAGTTGTTAAAAGTGGTAATGAGGGGAGTATTAAAAAAACAGCACATGCAATAAAAGAGTTGGCTGAATTTGCTAAAAATGAATTTGGGATAAAAAATATTGTAAATCTTGATTCGGCACATATATCAGCCTTTGCGGAATATTTAAGAGATAGAGTTAATAATAATGAAATATCAACCGGACATACTTCAAATATTATTTCAAGTTTAAATACTATTTTTAACCATTTCGGTCGGGATGATTTAAGACTATCAGCAAATCATGAAGGATTAAGTAGAGGTAAAAGATACGATAATACCGATAAAAGCATCTCAAATGAGACACATAACAATTTGGTCAATTTTCTATCCGAAAAATACGTTCAAACAGGCGATACAAGATTTGAGGCGTTAAGGTTGCAAGTTGTCTTACAAAGAGAGATTGGATTAAGGTTTAAAGAGTCAGCACTTTTTAATGGTGATGGGGTTAATAAATCCAAGCTAATTGCAAATATAGAAAAAGGCACGAAAGGTGGGCAGATAAGAAATGTAACTCTTACAGAGAAGGCATTAAATATTTTAGATGAAGTAAAGGACTTTAGAAAGGAATACAGATATTCTCATTCCCTTGTCCCTGACTCAATGTCTTTTAAAGATTGGCAGAACTTTGCCTATAACACTATAAAAAGTTTTAACAGTCATTCTGGTGAGAATTATCATTTTCATGGTGAAAGGCATCATTTTGCACAAGAGAGATATAAAGAGCTAACTAATCTTGAGCCACCTGCGAGAGTAGGGTTGTCAAAAGAAGAATATTTAGAATATGCCACATCAGAGCTGAATATGACGTCAGATGAAGTAAAAAGCCTTATTGTAGAGGCAAGATTAACCATTTCTGAAGAATTGGGTCATCACAGGCTTGAAATAACAAATTATTATTTGGGGAGGTAA
- a CDS encoding ATP-binding protein yields the protein MDRTMIEEKTKIGKDVIESLTLAMYDDPKFIYREYIQNSADQIDIALEKGLIKDKNDCKIEITIDKDERKITIMDNGTGVPSDKILFVLKNIAQGVKDRKKHKGFRGIGRLGGLAYCDKLIFETSYYGEEIKSTLIWDANKLKKIINNRDKIEDAAYVIDEVTSLETEPAIKDERYFKVVLENVSNENLLDKDEVYEYLSMVAPVPYKKGFIFTSKIYDKAKEYNFTIDEYNIYINTEQIFKAYTVAIYEGEKHNKKRIDDIFDIEFFDIKDKDEQVLCWGWYSISSFLKQIPSVNIARGIRLRKGNIQIGDDRQLGRLFKESRGTFYFFGEVHAMSPNLIPNARRDYFTENNVLTLFEKNLKNKFKHLHEIYHVSSQIRNEKKRIEEIANLVKEYADKSKKGFTKPEEQEEYEDKIQKVKVKAEFAAKKIEKIKTKAKSDNVKTKLINKLTEGIDDNLSIEEEILPKNNEKPKLLTDNLPQYNRSERKLISKILSIIDNVLPKDLSETVKQKIIEELKK from the coding sequence ATGGATAGAACAATGATTGAAGAAAAAACTAAAATAGGAAAAGATGTTATTGAATCGTTAACATTGGCAATGTATGATGACCCAAAGTTTATTTATAGGGAATATATTCAAAATTCTGCTGACCAAATTGATATTGCTTTAGAAAAAGGTTTGATAAAAGACAAAAACGATTGCAAAATAGAAATTACAATTGATAAAGATGAAAGAAAGATAACTATTATGGATAATGGAACGGGAGTTCCGTCAGACAAGATTTTATTTGTTTTAAAAAATATTGCTCAAGGTGTAAAGGATAGAAAAAAACATAAAGGATTTAGAGGTATTGGACGACTTGGGGGACTTGCATATTGTGACAAATTGATATTTGAAACAAGTTATTATGGTGAGGAAATAAAATCTACTCTAATATGGGATGCGAATAAATTAAAAAAAATTATAAACAATAGAGATAAAATTGAAGATGCTGCATATGTTATTGATGAAGTGACATCCCTTGAAACTGAACCTGCAATAAAGGATGAAAGATATTTCAAGGTAGTTTTGGAAAATGTATCAAATGAGAATCTTTTAGATAAAGATGAAGTCTATGAATATCTTTCAATGGTAGCACCAGTTCCTTATAAAAAAGGATTTATATTTACTAGTAAAATTTATGACAAGGCAAAAGAATATAATTTTACAATTGACGAATACAATATTTATATAAATACTGAGCAGATATTTAAAGCGTACACTGTGGCAATATACGAAGGAGAAAAGCACAATAAAAAAAGGATAGATGATATTTTTGATATTGAGTTTTTTGATATAAAAGATAAAGATGAACAAGTATTATGCTGGGGATGGTACAGTATTTCAAGTTTTTTAAAGCAAATACCATCAGTAAACATAGCAAGAGGTATAAGACTGAGAAAAGGAAATATTCAAATAGGAGATGACAGACAATTAGGACGACTTTTTAAAGAATCCAGAGGAACGTTTTACTTTTTTGGGGAAGTTCACGCTATGAGCCCAAACTTAATACCCAATGCAAGAAGAGATTATTTTACTGAAAATAATGTTTTGACTCTTTTTGAAAAGAACTTGAAAAATAAATTTAAGCACCTTCACGAAATATACCACGTCTCTTCTCAAATAAGGAATGAAAAGAAAAGGATAGAAGAAATTGCTAATTTAGTAAAAGAGTATGCTGACAAGTCTAAAAAGGGTTTCACTAAGCCAGAGGAACAAGAAGAATATGAGGATAAAATTCAGAAAGTAAAAGTAAAAGCTGAGTTTGCAGCAAAGAAAATAGAAAAAATAAAAACTAAAGCTAAATCTGATAACGTAAAAACTAAGCTTATAAATAAACTGACAGAAGGTATAGATGACAACTTGTCTATTGAAGAAGAAATTCTGCCAAAAAATAATGAGAAGCCAAAATTATTAACAGATAACTTACCTCAGTATAATCGCTCAGAAAGAAAATTAATTAGTAAAATCCTATCTATAATTGATAATGTATTACCAAAAGATTTATCGGAAACTGTTAAACAAAAAATAATTGAAGAATTAAAAAAATAA
- a CDS encoding LysO family transporter — MVKYLIFLSIGILFGIFAPEINGVKKVKSILMSVSVLCLLFFMGVGIGKDPELKLKIANFGLNALVISSFSILFSIIVVFIMVRAFRRHQK; from the coding sequence ATGGTTAAATATCTTATTTTTTTAAGTATCGGCATTTTGTTTGGGATTTTTGCTCCGGAAATTAACGGGGTTAAAAAAGTTAAAAGTATACTAATGTCAGTAAGCGTTCTCTGTTTGCTGTTTTTTATGGGGGTTGGGATAGGGAAAGACCCTGAACTTAAGCTTAAAATAGCAAACTTTGGACTCAATGCTTTGGTTATCTCTTCATTTAGTATTCTGTTTAGTATAATTGTTGTTTTTATAATGGTTAGAGCTTTTAGGAGACATCAAAAATAA
- a CDS encoding ATP-binding protein — MSKIIGKVAATEKAPTTIDVFYFWTNKQRILNPFDVVKVEHIDNSITYGVIEAISHITDSSSYLSNFISSDFGDVEVEQYTNRIGMNYVKAKVVGNNSNIYTPVLDGSKVSLADSDEILQALGLDKVKNPMPCGYIEMYRDEDKKILPVNFNAQFLIGPEGAHLNISGISGLAAKTSYSMFLLRAIQEKYGSKQDAGNDNSVAFVVFNVKGRDLLAIDEHNKNLNEEDRKIYKEILGLDTQPFENVKYFYPYSDISSSKTKTFSYGDENDIEAQIDNNKAFKYKYIFEEDKNNLDLLFTNIEDSSGTMESIVNFIINGNGKFGDIDCWDTLKKTVSEYTQSGRKDSDKDISVMSWRKFKRIISKSLSHPIFQKAVIPEKNEVRLQDAVSNIKKNEVYVIDIAKLDQDTQAFVFGDVVRAIYDLKLGQNDNRDEKDIPSKVIIFIDELNKYASKDVPKNSPILRQILDIAERGRSLGIILFSVEQFKSAIHDRVKGNCSTHAYGRTNAIEISKSDYGFIPEVYKNMMTRLSPGEYILEHPVFRSLLNIRFPKPLYRQFPNG; from the coding sequence ATGAGCAAAATAATTGGTAAAGTTGCTGCAACAGAAAAAGCACCAACAACCATCGATGTTTTTTATTTTTGGACAAATAAACAAAGGATTCTTAATCCATTTGATGTTGTTAAAGTAGAGCATATTGACAACTCGATAACGTATGGTGTTATAGAGGCCATATCTCATATTACAGATTCGTCTAGCTATTTAAGCAACTTTATATCAAGTGATTTTGGTGATGTGGAGGTAGAACAATATACAAACAGAATTGGGATGAATTATGTAAAAGCTAAAGTTGTTGGCAATAACTCTAATATATATACGCCTGTTTTGGACGGAAGCAAAGTTAGTTTGGCAGATTCTGACGAAATATTGCAAGCTCTTGGCTTAGATAAAGTTAAAAATCCGATGCCTTGTGGTTATATTGAAATGTATAGGGATGAAGACAAGAAGATTTTACCTGTTAATTTTAATGCTCAATTCTTAATTGGACCGGAGGGAGCTCATCTTAATATTTCTGGCATATCAGGATTAGCTGCTAAAACATCATATTCAATGTTTCTATTAAGGGCTATTCAAGAAAAGTATGGGAGTAAACAAGATGCTGGTAATGATAATTCTGTTGCATTTGTAGTATTCAATGTAAAGGGCAGAGACCTTTTGGCAATTGATGAGCACAACAAAAACCTAAATGAAGAAGATAGAAAAATATACAAAGAAATACTCGGCTTAGACACACAGCCTTTTGAAAATGTTAAATATTTTTATCCTTATTCCGACATTTCATCTTCTAAAACTAAAACTTTCAGTTATGGTGATGAAAATGATATAGAAGCACAAATTGATAATAATAAGGCATTTAAATATAAATATATTTTTGAGGAAGATAAAAACAACCTTGATTTGTTATTCACGAATATAGAAGATTCATCAGGTACGATGGAATCAATTGTAAATTTTATTATTAATGGAAATGGAAAGTTCGGTGATATTGATTGTTGGGACACCTTAAAAAAAACAGTTTCAGAATATACACAATCAGGTAGAAAAGACTCTGATAAAGATATTTCTGTAATGAGTTGGCGTAAATTTAAAAGAATTATTAGTAAATCTTTATCACACCCGATATTCCAAAAAGCCGTTATTCCAGAAAAAAATGAAGTTAGGTTACAGGATGCTGTATCAAATATAAAAAAGAATGAAGTTTATGTTATTGATATCGCAAAATTAGACCAAGATACTCAAGCATTTGTTTTTGGAGATGTGGTACGAGCAATTTATGATTTAAAGTTAGGACAAAATGATAATAGAGATGAAAAAGACATTCCTTCAAAGGTTATTATTTTTATTGACGAGCTAAATAAGTACGCTTCAAAAGATGTTCCCAAAAACTCGCCTATACTAAGGCAAATTTTAGATATTGCAGAAAGAGGCCGTTCTCTAGGAATAATTCTTTTTTCAGTAGAACAGTTTAAAAGTGCTATTCATGATAGAGTTAAAGGTAATTGTTCAACTCACGCTTATGGCAGGACTAATGCAATAGAGATATCGAAAAGTGATTACGGATTTATTCCTGAGGTATATAAAAATATGATGACACGGTTATCTCCCGGGGAGTATATTCTAGAACATCCAGTTTTTCGCTCATTATTAAATATTAGATTTCCTAAACCATTGTATAGGCAGTTTCCAAATGGATAG
- the asnS gene encoding asparagine--tRNA ligase, producing MVYKSVKEFLNAESSINSIVVKGWVRTKRDNKHFCFLEINDGSCLKNLQVVADEGIEGYENIKNINTGASVNIYGDLIESLGKGQKWEVKANKIALIGEADPEAYPLQKKRHSDEFLRQIAHLRPRTNKYGAIFRIRSEASFAVHNFFREKGFYYIHTPIITGSDCEGAGEMFRVTTLKEGKRITQESLKDDFFGKSAYLTVSGQLNVENFACSLGKVYTFGPTFRAENSNTPKHASEFWMIEPEVAFATLKENMELAEDFVKYLISHLLKYSREDLELFFNFVDKNLEDKLNNILESSFERLEYADAIKILEKSGRKFEFEVGYGKDLQTEHERYLTEEYFKKPVFVINYPKTIKPFYMYQNDDGKTVAAMDLLVPGVGELIGGSQREDRLELLKKAINDMGMNEEDYWWYLELRKYGTVPHSGFGLGFERFLMFVTGVSNIRDVIPFPRTPKNLEF from the coding sequence ATGGTTTATAAATCAGTTAAAGAGTTTTTAAACGCTGAATCAAGTATAAATTCAATTGTGGTTAAGGGTTGGGTTAGGACTAAAAGAGATAATAAACATTTTTGTTTTCTTGAAATAAATGATGGTTCTTGTCTAAAAAATTTACAGGTTGTAGCAGATGAGGGGATAGAAGGTTATGAAAATATCAAAAATATTAATACAGGTGCATCTGTTAATATATATGGGGATTTAATTGAATCTCTCGGTAAAGGGCAAAAGTGGGAAGTTAAGGCAAACAAAATTGCACTTATCGGAGAAGCTGACCCTGAAGCATACCCTCTTCAAAAAAAGCGTCATTCCGATGAATTTTTAAGGCAAATTGCGCACTTAAGACCAAGGACTAATAAATACGGCGCAATTTTTAGGATACGTTCTGAGGCTTCGTTTGCAGTCCATAACTTTTTTAGAGAAAAGGGTTTTTATTACATCCATACACCTATTATAACCGGGTCGGATTGTGAAGGTGCCGGAGAAATGTTTAGGGTGACTACCTTAAAAGAGGGGAAAAGGATAACTCAGGAAAGTTTAAAGGATGACTTTTTTGGCAAATCGGCTTATTTGACTGTGTCAGGTCAGCTTAACGTTGAAAATTTTGCTTGCTCGCTTGGAAAAGTCTATACATTTGGGCCTACATTTAGGGCTGAAAACTCCAATACTCCAAAACATGCTTCCGAATTTTGGATGATTGAGCCGGAGGTGGCTTTTGCTACTTTAAAGGAAAATATGGAATTGGCTGAAGATTTTGTAAAATATCTTATTTCTCACTTGTTGAAATATAGCAGGGAAGATTTGGAATTATTTTTTAATTTTGTTGATAAAAATTTGGAAGACAAGCTTAATAACATATTAGAGTCTTCGTTTGAAAGACTTGAATATGCTGATGCCATAAAAATACTTGAAAAATCAGGGAGAAAATTTGAATTTGAAGTCGGATACGGTAAGGACTTACAAACTGAGCATGAGAGATATCTGACGGAAGAATATTTTAAAAAACCCGTATTTGTTATTAATTATCCTAAAACAATTAAGCCTTTTTATATGTATCAAAACGATGACGGAAAAACTGTGGCTGCAATGGATTTGCTTGTACCGGGTGTTGGGGAATTGATTGGCGGTTCTCAGCGTGAGGATAGACTTGAATTGCTGAAAAAGGCTATCAACGATATGGGTATGAATGAAGAAGATTACTGGTGGTATTTGGAGTTGAGGAAATATGGCACAGTGCCTCATTCCGGTTTTGGATTAGGGTTTGAGCGTTTTTTAATGTTTGTTACGGGGGTTTCCAATATCAGAGATGTGATCCCTTTCCCAAGGACACCCAAAAACCTTGAATTTTAG
- a CDS encoding YigZ family protein, whose product MIILAEEGFAEIEVKKSKFLSYAVHVDYFESKLNLLKQEHPKARHIVWAYKKTDEYGNVDLKSTDDGEPKGTAGKPTLNVLSYSGIDNVAIFTVRYFGGILLGTGGLVKAYSDAANLALKNCKVIDTAEVYKATIVVPFSKTQHIFYLIEKFALTVVKQDYVPDGVVLEILGKEQLVKEVKSACEACH is encoded by the coding sequence ATGATTATTTTAGCGGAAGAAGGTTTTGCGGAAATAGAAGTAAAAAAATCAAAGTTTTTGTCATATGCCGTTCATGTAGATTATTTTGAAAGTAAATTGAATTTATTAAAACAAGAGCATCCAAAAGCACGGCATATTGTGTGGGCATATAAAAAGACAGATGAATATGGCAATGTTGATCTTAAATCTACGGATGATGGAGAGCCGAAAGGGACAGCAGGCAAACCGACATTAAATGTGCTCAGTTATAGTGGAATAGACAATGTGGCAATTTTTACGGTTCGTTACTTCGGAGGGATTTTGCTTGGTACAGGGGGGCTAGTAAAGGCATACTCGGATGCAGCAAATCTTGCTTTGAAAAATTGTAAGGTGATTGATACCGCGGAAGTTTATAAAGCGACTATTGTTGTCCCTTTTTCTAAGACCCAACATATTTTTTATCTTATTGAAAAATTTGCTTTGACGGTTGTCAAACAGGACTATGTGCCAGATGGGGTAGTTTTGGAAATATTAGGCAAAGAGCAATTGGTAAAGGAGGTTAAAAGCGCTTGTGAAGCTTGTCATTGA